In Thalassospira marina, the following are encoded in one genomic region:
- the eutC gene encoding ethanolamine ammonia-lyase subunit EutC, producing the protein MTVSDNTHIPRLDPWSRLRVHTSARIGLGRVGDGLPTSQLLEFQMAHARARDSVHMPFEGENLARDIAGLGLPVVPVQSRAANRAEYLQRPDYGRTLDEDSKARLLSVQGNAATEGLAAGDYDVVFILADGLSARAVHENGAEMLRQSLGLLDESWKIGPVVIASQARVALGDEIARRLQAKISIILIGERPGLSSADSLGAYLTWAPKPGCSNAQRNCISNIRPAGFPLGEAARKLVYLMAEARKNGLSGVHLKDNYSALHLVEAPSPALPE; encoded by the coding sequence ATGACAGTTTCCGATAACACCCATATTCCACGGTTGGACCCATGGTCGCGCCTGCGTGTGCATACCAGTGCGCGCATTGGCCTTGGCCGTGTCGGCGATGGCCTGCCAACAAGCCAGTTACTGGAATTTCAAATGGCGCATGCGCGTGCGCGTGATTCCGTCCATATGCCGTTTGAGGGTGAAAACCTGGCCCGTGATATTGCCGGTTTGGGCCTGCCGGTTGTGCCGGTGCAATCGCGTGCGGCCAACCGGGCGGAATATTTGCAACGGCCCGATTATGGCCGGACGCTCGATGAAGACAGCAAGGCACGGTTGTTATCTGTGCAGGGCAATGCGGCCACAGAAGGCTTAGCAGCAGGTGACTATGATGTGGTTTTCATTCTGGCTGACGGGTTATCTGCCCGTGCGGTTCATGAAAACGGGGCGGAAATGTTGCGTCAATCGCTGGGGTTGCTTGATGAAAGCTGGAAAATTGGCCCGGTGGTGATTGCAAGCCAGGCGCGCGTGGCACTGGGTGATGAAATTGCCCGCCGTTTGCAGGCAAAAATCAGCATCATTCTGATTGGTGAACGGCCGGGGCTTTCAAGTGCAGATTCATTGGGTGCCTATTTGACCTGGGCGCCAAAACCCGGATGCAGCAATGCACAGCGCAACTGTATTTCCAATATCCGCCCGGCAGGCTTCCCGTTGGGGGAAGCGGCGCGAAAGCTGGTTTATCTGATGGCAGAAGCACGCAAAAACGGCCTTTCAGGCGTGCACCTGAAAGACAATTATTCTGCCCTGCATCTGGTTGAGGCACCTTCACCGGCTTTGCCGGAATAA
- a CDS encoding ethanolamine ammonia-lyase subunit EutB, with the protein MSYASAAGMTRFAFPDLKTVLAKASPLRSGDMLAGLGAGSDEERVAARYALAEIPLKRFLTEALVPYERDEVTRLIMDGHDYQAFLAVSSLTVGDFRNWLLSDEATPAALKALAPGLTPEMVAAVSKLMRNQDLIAVAKKCRVVTAFRNTIGLEGHLGVRLQPNHPTDDPAGVAASILDGLMHGAGDAVIGINPATDSPDAMIELLKLIDDVRERLQIPTQSCVLAHVTTAIEAINRNAPVDLVFQSIAGTQSANDSFGINLALLAEAQQAALSLNRGTVGKDVMYFETGQGAALSADAHEGLDQQTVEARAYAVARAFSPLLVNTVVGFIGPEYLYDGKQITRAGLEDHFCAKLLGVPMGVDVCYTNHAEADQDDMDNLLTLLGVAGTNFVIGVPGADDIMLNYQSTSFHDAMYLRSALNLQPAPEFAAWLREREIFDQMGRTRPNLESSLAQDLLAWSGAA; encoded by the coding sequence TTGAGCTATGCTTCCGCCGCCGGTATGACCCGGTTTGCATTCCCGGATTTGAAAACAGTGCTGGCCAAGGCAAGCCCGTTGCGTTCGGGCGATATGCTGGCCGGGCTGGGTGCCGGGTCGGACGAGGAACGGGTGGCCGCGCGCTATGCGCTGGCGGAAATTCCGCTGAAACGGTTTTTGACCGAGGCCCTGGTGCCCTATGAGCGCGATGAAGTGACGCGCCTGATCATGGATGGGCATGATTATCAGGCGTTTTTGGCGGTATCGTCGCTTACCGTTGGGGATTTTCGCAACTGGCTGCTGTCAGACGAGGCTACACCGGCAGCCCTTAAGGCACTGGCACCGGGCCTGACACCGGAAATGGTGGCTGCGGTGAGCAAACTAATGCGCAACCAGGACCTGATTGCCGTTGCCAAAAAATGCCGGGTTGTCACCGCATTTCGCAATACCATCGGGCTGGAAGGCCATTTGGGTGTGCGGTTACAGCCCAATCACCCCACAGATGACCCGGCTGGTGTTGCGGCATCCATTTTGGATGGACTGATGCATGGGGCAGGGGATGCCGTGATTGGTATTAACCCGGCAACCGATAGCCCCGATGCCATGATCGAGCTTTTGAAGCTGATTGACGATGTGCGCGAACGGCTGCAAATTCCGACGCAGTCCTGTGTGCTGGCCCATGTAACAACCGCGATTGAGGCCATAAACCGCAATGCGCCGGTTGATCTGGTGTTTCAGTCCATCGCGGGAACGCAGTCCGCCAATGACAGTTTTGGCATTAACCTTGCCCTGCTGGCCGAGGCGCAGCAGGCGGCGTTATCGCTCAATCGCGGGACGGTTGGCAAGGATGTGATGTATTTTGAAACCGGGCAGGGCGCTGCCCTGTCGGCGGATGCGCATGAAGGGCTGGACCAGCAAACGGTGGAGGCACGCGCCTATGCCGTTGCCCGTGCCTTTTCGCCGTTGCTGGTGAATACGGTGGTGGGCTTTATCGGGCCGGAATATTTGTATGATGGCAAACAGATTACCCGCGCCGGGTTGGAGGACCATTTCTGTGCCAAGCTACTGGGCGTACCGATGGGGGTTGATGTGTGTTACACCAACCATGCCGAAGCCGACCAGGATGATATGGACAACCTTTTGACATTGCTGGGTGTGGCGGGCACCAATTTTGTTATTGGTGTGCCCGGTGCCGATGACATCATGCTGAATTATCAGAGCACGAGTTTTCACGATGCCATGTATTTGCGGTCAGCCCTGAATTTGCAGCCCGCACCGGAATTTGCCGCATGGCTGCGCGAACGCGAAATTTTTGACCAGATGGGCCGGACCCGCCCCAATCTGGAAAGCAGCCTGGCGCAGGACCTGCTGGCATGGTCGGGGGCGGCATAA
- a CDS encoding TRAP transporter substrate-binding protein: MIKSMLFAAVAFVPLCLGQAQAAEYNWDQSTEYGPNSINTKTDVFFADRLKELSDGKIEITIHSGAALGFREKDHLFAVADGALPIATTVSGTLAGVDPIFLLSSLPFVAKDFDDVRKLWEIARPYYEKVFEKYDQKLIHAGWIDPSGIWAEQEIKSQADLKNLRIRTYDATGTRVLDALGASPLQISWSDVVPQLATGSISAVLTGVDGGAAANFWDYTSVFTQINYAMPLTFVHMNLEVYNSLPPELQKAVMQAGQEATEWRADQIRKNQAAKYDELRSHGMTVVEKVDADFAETLSSAAQPVIDDWKAKTGSRADEILAKFSAK; the protein is encoded by the coding sequence ATGATCAAATCAATGCTGTTCGCGGCTGTTGCATTCGTCCCGCTTTGTTTGGGACAGGCACAGGCGGCGGAATATAACTGGGACCAGTCGACCGAATATGGCCCGAATTCGATCAATACGAAAACCGATGTCTTTTTCGCCGACAGGCTTAAAGAGCTATCGGATGGTAAAATCGAAATCACCATTCATTCCGGCGCAGCACTTGGTTTCCGCGAGAAGGACCATCTGTTCGCTGTTGCCGACGGAGCCTTGCCGATTGCCACCACGGTTAGCGGAACGCTGGCCGGTGTTGATCCGATCTTTTTGTTAAGCTCGCTTCCATTTGTTGCCAAAGATTTTGATGATGTTCGCAAGCTTTGGGAAATTGCACGTCCTTATTATGAAAAGGTCTTTGAAAAGTATGACCAGAAACTGATCCATGCGGGCTGGATTGATCCGTCGGGTATTTGGGCGGAGCAGGAAATCAAATCCCAGGCGGATTTGAAAAATCTGCGCATTCGGACCTATGATGCAACGGGGACCCGCGTGCTTGATGCTTTGGGGGCGTCACCCCTGCAAATTTCATGGTCCGATGTTGTTCCACAGCTTGCGACCGGCTCAATTTCGGCCGTCTTGACCGGTGTGGATGGTGGTGCTGCTGCCAATTTCTGGGATTACACAAGTGTCTTTACGCAGATCAACTATGCGATGCCGCTGACATTCGTTCATATGAATTTGGAAGTTTATAATTCGCTGCCGCCAGAATTACAAAAGGCTGTGATGCAGGCGGGGCAGGAAGCCACCGAGTGGCGCGCAGACCAGATCCGTAAAAATCAGGCTGCGAAATATGACGAATTGCGGTCACACGGTATGACAGTGGTTGAAAAAGTTGATGCTGACTTTGCTGAAACTTTGTCATCAGCGGCACAGCCGGTGATTGATGACTGGAAAGCAAAAACCGGTTCGCGTGCTGACGAAATTCTGGCGAAATTCTCTGCGAAATAA
- a CDS encoding TRAP transporter large permease — MDPLTSAAVVLAAILLVLASGIWIYVGLILVAAGSLMFLGHMPLDRVMNIFGSIILRSAGSWELSAIPLFIWIGELILKTDISMRIFRGLAPIVGRLPGGLIHSNVFGCTLFSAICGSSAATTATVGRITITELGNKNYRESLVLGSLAGSGSLGLLIPPSIVMIVYGVLAEVPIDRLFAAGILPGIFIALVFSAYVGIRCLLSGDRNAEGSPQYRDVREDGKPAENYTLWNSLQDLTPILLIVGLVLGSIYTGLATPSEAAGIGMICVLVLTAVTGALTWDVFQSSLMSTLHTSIMIFTVVIAASLISTALGYLHIPSELANYIVGSDISTGEFILLTSVFFLFLGMILDGVSIIVMTLPILFSIVQGLGIDPIWFGIYLVIMVEVGQITPPVGFNLMIIHSISGVPISRMALYALPFCFLMCMCVAIFYFVPEIVMYLPNVLFN; from the coding sequence TTGGACCCGTTAACATCTGCTGCGGTTGTACTTGCCGCAATCCTGCTGGTTCTTGCATCCGGCATCTGGATTTATGTCGGCCTTATTCTGGTGGCTGCCGGATCTTTGATGTTTCTTGGGCATATGCCACTGGACCGGGTCATGAATATTTTTGGCTCGATCATTTTGCGCAGTGCCGGTTCCTGGGAACTTTCAGCCATTCCACTATTCATCTGGATTGGCGAACTGATTTTAAAAACCGATATCTCAATGCGCATTTTCCGGGGGCTGGCACCCATTGTCGGTCGGTTGCCCGGTGGATTGATCCATTCAAATGTATTCGGTTGTACGCTGTTTTCGGCCATTTGCGGGTCCAGTGCGGCGACAACGGCAACGGTTGGTCGCATAACGATTACCGAACTTGGTAATAAAAACTATCGCGAAAGTCTGGTGTTGGGTTCGCTTGCCGGGTCGGGAAGCCTGGGTCTTTTGATTCCGCCGTCAATTGTGATGATTGTTTATGGTGTTCTGGCTGAAGTGCCGATTGACCGTTTGTTTGCAGCGGGCATTTTGCCGGGCATTTTTATTGCCCTGGTGTTTTCGGCCTATGTCGGTATTCGCTGTTTGCTTTCGGGTGATCGGAATGCAGAAGGATCGCCACAATACCGTGACGTCCGCGAGGACGGGAAACCGGCTGAAAATTACACATTATGGAATAGCCTGCAGGATCTAACGCCGATCCTTTTGATTGTTGGTCTGGTTCTGGGGTCGATATATACGGGGCTTGCCACACCGTCCGAGGCGGCGGGTATCGGCATGATCTGTGTGCTTGTGCTCACGGCTGTTACTGGTGCGCTAACATGGGATGTGTTTCAGTCCTCGCTGATGAGCACACTTCACACCAGTATCATGATTTTTACGGTTGTGATTGCCGCATCGCTGATTTCAACGGCATTGGGATATCTGCATATCCCGTCGGAACTCGCCAATTATATTGTTGGGTCGGACATTTCGACCGGCGAGTTCATATTGCTCACCTCGGTATTTTTCCTGTTTCTCGGCATGATCCTGGATGGCGTGTCCATCATTGTGATGACCCTGCCGATCCTGTTTTCCATTGTTCAGGGGTTGGGGATCGACCCGATCTGGTTTGGCATCTATCTCGTGATCATGGTCGAGGTGGGGCAGATCACGCCGCCAGTTGGCTTCAACCTGATGATTATCCATTCCATTTCCGGTGTGCCGATTTCGCGTATGGCGCTGTACGCCCTGCCGTTCTGCTTTTTGATGTGCATGTGCGTGGCGATTTTCTATTTCGTGCCGGAAATCGTGATGTACCTGCCCAATGTGCTTTTTAACTAA
- a CDS encoding TRAP transporter small permease subunit produces MTEIRTSFIGRIDRAMTRLGRWLSWVSAALIVYMLVHITVEIVLRAFFDTSTFVLEEFVGYALGAMIFLALAATHTEDRLIRVNLLKNILGPRGREIADAFANLAAMAACLLLFGALYNIFTRNWRFGITSSSFAETPLWIPQSLIIVGLGFYILRLAINVLLHAEKSLKA; encoded by the coding sequence ATGACGGAAATCCGCACGTCCTTTATCGGGCGTATTGACCGCGCAATGACCCGTTTGGGGCGCTGGCTGTCCTGGGTCTCGGCAGCACTGATTGTTTATATGCTGGTGCATATAACAGTTGAAATTGTGCTTAGGGCTTTCTTTGACACATCGACCTTCGTGTTAGAGGAATTTGTGGGTTATGCGCTGGGGGCGATGATTTTTCTCGCCCTTGCCGCAACCCACACCGAAGACCGGCTGATCCGGGTGAATCTTCTTAAGAACATTCTGGGTCCACGCGGGCGCGAAATTGCCGATGCGTTTGCCAATCTGGCGGCTATGGCAGCGTGTTTGCTGTTGTTTGGCGCGCTTTACAACATCTTTACCCGCAATTGGCGTTTTGGGATCACCAGTTCCAGCTTTGCCGAAACGCCCCTGTGGATTCCGCAGTCACTTATTATCGTTGGTCTTGGGTTTTATATCCTCCGTCTGGCGATCAATGTTCTGCTGCATGCTGAAAAATCACTAAAGGCTTAA
- a CDS encoding HpcH/HpaI aldolase family protein, producing the protein MTASKYGFWMSSPGFASAEMARLAGYEFIILDIEHGSFDLQDLERFIPFLKALGFEVLAKVLGPERGPIQQALDFGADAVVIPHILSKAHAEEICAFAKFPPLGDRSFAGGRTSSYAGFNDNWVAEQDSKTRCYPMIEDHGAIEEIEGILSLPTVDGVFIGPSDLSLRRDRGAYSRKPGDFDDLAKVAAAAQASGKVWALPAWSPEEKAFAHENGASYSVLIMEHGAIFHGLKTAMNDMNEIAGK; encoded by the coding sequence ATGACTGCTTCCAAATATGGTTTCTGGATGTCCTCGCCCGGTTTTGCGTCTGCTGAAATGGCGCGACTGGCCGGATATGAATTCATCATTCTTGATATCGAACATGGTTCGTTTGATTTGCAGGACCTTGAACGCTTTATTCCGTTTCTGAAAGCCCTGGGATTTGAGGTTTTGGCAAAGGTTCTTGGCCCTGAACGCGGCCCTATTCAGCAAGCACTTGATTTTGGCGCGGATGCAGTTGTGATCCCGCATATTCTAAGCAAAGCCCATGCCGAGGAAATTTGCGCCTTTGCCAAGTTCCCGCCGCTTGGGGATCGCAGTTTTGCTGGTGGCCGGACGTCGTCTTATGCGGGTTTCAATGATAATTGGGTTGCCGAACAGGATAGCAAAACCCGCTGTTATCCAATGATCGAAGATCATGGCGCGATCGAGGAAATCGAAGGGATTTTGTCCCTGCCAACGGTCGACGGCGTTTTTATTGGTCCGTCCGATTTGTCTTTGCGTCGGGACCGTGGCGCCTATTCCCGCAAGCCCGGTGATTTTGATGATCTGGCAAAGGTCGCGGCTGCGGCACAAGCCAGCGGCAAGGTGTGGGCCCTTCCGGCCTGGAGCCCTGAAGAAAAGGCGTTCGCCCATGAAAATGGTGCCTCTTATTCCGTATTGATCATGGAACATGGGGCGATATTCCACGGCCTGAAGACGGCCATGAACGATATGAACGAGATAGCAGGAAAATGA
- a CDS encoding carbon-nitrogen hydrolase family protein yields the protein MRVAICQLNSRDDKEQNLATAEKLVREAAADRADLIALPEYTDYQGPKEGALASAEPDDGPTTRRFSALAAELGVNILLGSIRIQTDDAERCNNRSFLFDRGGKISAQYNKLHLYDVDLPGRITYRESDTVVPGDGVVMGEVDGHKAGLSICYDVRFPELFRLQALNGAEILFVPAAFALYTGRDHWEVLLRARAIENQCFVIAPGQFGPYPPAGACNGRSIIIDPWGNVLARMADCVGYAVADLDFSMQTKTREELPSLGNRRADMYDLKIA from the coding sequence ATGCGTGTCGCGATATGTCAGTTGAACTCCCGGGACGATAAAGAACAAAACCTTGCAACAGCAGAAAAGCTGGTGCGTGAAGCGGCAGCGGACCGGGCAGATTTGATCGCGTTGCCTGAATATACCGACTATCAGGGGCCGAAAGAGGGGGCGCTTGCCTCAGCCGAGCCCGATGATGGACCCACCACCCGGCGGTTTTCTGCTCTTGCTGCGGAACTTGGCGTGAATATCCTTTTGGGTTCGATCCGCATCCAGACGGACGATGCCGAGCGCTGTAACAATCGCAGCTTCTTATTTGATCGTGGCGGTAAAATTTCCGCCCAGTATAACAAACTGCACCTTTACGATGTCGATCTGCCCGGACGTATTACCTATCGTGAATCCGATACGGTGGTACCTGGGGACGGTGTCGTTATGGGCGAAGTCGATGGCCATAAGGCTGGTTTGTCGATTTGCTATGACGTGCGTTTTCCCGAGCTTTTCCGTCTGCAGGCGTTAAATGGGGCTGAGATCCTTTTCGTGCCGGCGGCATTTGCTCTTTATACCGGACGGGACCATTGGGAAGTTCTGTTACGTGCGCGTGCAATCGAAAATCAGTGTTTTGTTATTGCACCGGGGCAGTTTGGGCCATATCCGCCTGCCGGGGCATGCAATGGACGCAGCATCATTATTGACCCGTGGGGCAATGTTTTGGCCCGCATGGCTGATTGCGTCGGATATGCCGTCGCCGATCTTGATTTTTCAATGCAGACCAAAACCCGCGAGGAATTGCCATCCCTTGGTAACCGTCGTGCGGACATGTACGACCTGAAAATCGCGTAA
- a CDS encoding GntR family transcriptional regulator, whose protein sequence is MTQTVEKTKNMENGSKRPAKELVYDYVRGKILNGEWRGGDFIEEKVVSEAVGVSRTPVREALHRLQGDHYISMTPRRGAVVRQITAQELVEVYESRRLIEIHAMQRICRERLPIPPILRELYEKMCETSKSHDFVQRAEYDQEFHRNIVATINNAVLVELYGSLQVRQQRVAIAAMRVQPSRAETIDQEHHDLIQALENFDEESAIEIISRHLRPVIDVVSRLPV, encoded by the coding sequence ATGACGCAAACTGTCGAGAAGACAAAAAATATGGAAAACGGTTCCAAAAGACCGGCCAAAGAACTTGTCTATGACTATGTTCGGGGGAAAATTTTAAATGGCGAATGGCGCGGAGGGGACTTCATTGAAGAAAAAGTTGTTTCCGAAGCCGTCGGTGTTTCCCGCACACCTGTGCGCGAGGCCCTTCATCGCTTGCAGGGTGATCATTATATCAGCATGACACCGCGGCGCGGGGCTGTCGTGCGGCAAATTACGGCGCAGGAACTTGTTGAAGTATACGAAAGCCGACGCCTGATAGAAATTCATGCGATGCAACGCATCTGCCGTGAACGATTACCGATCCCGCCAATTCTGCGCGAACTTTACGAAAAGATGTGTGAAACCAGCAAAAGTCACGATTTTGTTCAACGGGCTGAATATGATCAGGAATTTCATCGCAACATCGTTGCGACGATAAATAATGCTGTTCTGGTCGAGCTTTACGGATCACTGCAGGTTCGCCAACAACGGGTTGCCATTGCTGCAATGCGGGTACAACCGTCCCGTGCTGAAACGATTGATCAGGAACACCATGATCTGATCCAGGCACTGGAAAATTTCGACGAAGAAAGCGCGATCGAGATCATCTCGCGGCATTTGCGACCGGTCATCGACGTCGTCTCGCGGTTGCCTGTGTAA
- a CDS encoding SDR family oxidoreductase: protein MSFPLFDLAGRRALVTGSGQGIGYALARGLAQHGARVVINGRNSERTQQAATRLKADGIDAAISIFDVTDPFAVAAAVDEIEAGQGPIDILINNAGMQFRTPLEDFPHSEWEKLIQTNISSLFYVGQAVARKMIARQQGAIINMASVQSALARPGIAPYTATKGAVRNFTSGMATDWARHGLRVNAIAPGYFKTPLNEALVNDAEFSAWLEKRTPAGRWGNVDELVGAAVFLSSDAASFVNGHTLFVDGGISVSL from the coding sequence ATGTCTTTTCCGCTGTTTGATCTTGCCGGTCGTCGCGCGCTTGTTACCGGTTCGGGGCAGGGGATCGGTTATGCGCTGGCGCGGGGGTTGGCGCAACATGGGGCCAGGGTCGTTATTAATGGCCGCAACAGCGAGCGCACACAACAGGCCGCAACGCGGTTAAAAGCGGACGGTATTGATGCCGCCATTTCAATTTTCGATGTCACCGACCCGTTTGCGGTTGCTGCCGCCGTCGATGAAATTGAGGCCGGGCAGGGACCAATAGATATCCTGATTAATAATGCCGGTATGCAGTTTCGCACCCCGCTTGAAGATTTTCCCCATAGCGAATGGGAAAAACTGATCCAGACAAATATTTCCAGCCTGTTTTATGTGGGGCAGGCTGTGGCGCGTAAAATGATTGCGCGTCAACAGGGGGCGATCATTAATATGGCATCGGTGCAAAGCGCACTGGCCCGCCCCGGCATTGCGCCCTATACAGCCACCAAGGGGGCGGTGCGCAACTTTACCAGCGGTATGGCAACCGATTGGGCACGCCATGGTCTGCGCGTTAATGCCATTGCCCCGGGCTATTTCAAAACCCCGCTTAACGAGGCCTTGGTAAATGATGCCGAATTTTCCGCCTGGCTTGAAAAGCGCACGCCGGCGGGCCGTTGGGGCAATGTCGATGAACTGGTCGGCGCCGCCGTGTTTTTAAGCTCTGACGCCGCCAGCTTTGTAAATGGTCATACCCTGTTTGTTGATGGCGGGATCAGCGTTTCTTTGTAA
- the rbsK gene encoding ribokinase, whose protein sequence is MAGKIAIVGSNMVDLITYTDRMPLPGETIEAPRFEMGCGGKGANQAIAAARLGADVMMVTKVGDDIFADNTIRNFETSGIDTRFVERVPGTSSGVAPIFVEPSGENCILIVKGANAELSPADVDRAADALKECDLILMQLEVPLETVYHTVAFGAEHGIETLVNPAPAPADLDSTKIEKATFLVPNQTELATISGMPVNSLSDAETAARSLIARGVKTVIVTLGGDGALLVDGDNDAVHIDPVSVKPVDTTGAGDAFIGSFARYYVENHDVKAALDMAVRYAADSITRAGTQKSYATVQEFEKFCQSL, encoded by the coding sequence ATGGCAGGCAAAATTGCCATTGTCGGAAGCAACATGGTTGATCTGATTACCTATACGGATCGCATGCCGTTGCCCGGCGAAACCATTGAAGCCCCGCGTTTTGAAATGGGCTGCGGCGGCAAGGGCGCCAATCAGGCGATTGCAGCAGCCCGCCTGGGGGCCGATGTAATGATGGTGACAAAGGTTGGCGATGATATCTTCGCTGATAACACCATCCGCAATTTTGAAACATCGGGCATTGATACCCGGTTTGTCGAACGTGTGCCGGGCACATCAAGCGGTGTGGCCCCCATTTTCGTCGAGCCGTCGGGGGAAAACTGCATTCTGATCGTCAAGGGTGCCAATGCGGAACTGTCGCCCGCAGATGTGGACCGTGCTGCCGATGCGCTTAAGGAATGCGACCTGATTTTGATGCAGCTCGAAGTGCCGCTGGAAACGGTTTACCACACCGTTGCCTTTGGGGCCGAACACGGCATTGAAACGCTGGTGAACCCTGCACCCGCCCCGGCGGACCTTGATAGCACCAAAATTGAGAAGGCAACCTTCCTGGTCCCGAACCAGACGGAACTTGCCACCATTTCCGGCATGCCGGTCAATTCGCTTTCTGATGCCGAAACCGCCGCCCGTAGCCTGATTGCGCGTGGTGTTAAAACCGTGATTGTCACCCTGGGCGGTGATGGTGCGCTTTTGGTTGATGGCGATAACGACGCCGTTCATATCGACCCGGTTTCGGTTAAACCGGTGGATACGACCGGTGCTGGCGACGCCTTCATTGGCAGCTTTGCCCGTTATTATGTTGAAAACCACGATGTCAAAGCAGCCCTTGATATGGCTGTGCGCTATGCGGCAGACAGCATCACCCGTGCGGGTACGCAGAAATCATATGCAACCGTGCAGGAATTTGAAAAATTCTGCCAGTCGCTGTGA
- a CDS encoding aldose 1-epimerase family protein has translation MSAPTKVNLRKAYFGEAEHVIASHDGMSASLFRYETGIEAVRLKNERGHLVILPYMGQMIWDAVFDGVDLTMQNMFSMPRPADVIVGTYGCFAFHSGLLTNGCPGPTDSHPLHGEMPCAAMDSAAIEFGSDADGAFMAITGTREYVMGFGAHYIARPRVVLRPNSTVFDIQMNVENLSGAAMDLMYMCHVNFAFCEGGRIIQPAGFTPEDTIVRTEVPAHVPRNPDYDAFLETLAANPAAMETMSEPHRYDPEQVFYIRNAKTDADGNTAYMMRRVEGDAFHIAYDTNDFPKTVRWVMANQDQKVCAFALPSTCEPEGFSAEQAKGNVISLKSGESRHFTVRLGYMTRAESDTAEQAIRSL, from the coding sequence ATGAGTGCGCCGACCAAGGTTAACCTGCGCAAGGCCTATTTTGGCGAAGCCGAACATGTGATTGCATCGCATGATGGCATGTCTGCCAGCCTGTTTCGTTATGAAACCGGGATCGAGGCGGTACGCCTTAAAAACGAACGCGGCCATCTCGTTATTCTGCCCTATATGGGGCAGATGATCTGGGATGCGGTGTTTGATGGTGTCGATCTGACCATGCAAAACATGTTCAGTATGCCGCGCCCGGCCGATGTTATTGTTGGCACCTATGGCTGTTTTGCCTTTCATTCGGGCCTGCTGACCAATGGTTGCCCCGGCCCGACGGACAGCCACCCTTTGCATGGTGAAATGCCCTGTGCGGCGATGGACAGTGCCGCCATTGAATTTGGCAGTGATGCGGACGGGGCCTTTATGGCCATTACCGGGACGCGTGAATATGTGATGGGCTTTGGTGCCCACTACATTGCCCGTCCGCGTGTGGTTTTGCGGCCCAATTCGACGGTTTTTGATATTCAGATGAATGTTGAAAACCTGTCGGGTGCGGCAATGGATTTGATGTATATGTGCCACGTCAATTTCGCATTTTGCGAAGGTGGCCGTATTATTCAGCCAGCAGGCTTTACGCCGGAAGATACCATTGTTCGTACCGAAGTTCCGGCCCATGTGCCGCGTAACCCGGATTACGATGCGTTCCTTGAAACCCTGGCTGCAAACCCCGCTGCCATGGAAACCATGAGCGAACCGCACCGCTATGACCCCGAACAGGTGTTTTATATTCGTAATGCCAAAACCGATGCGGATGGCAATACTGCCTATATGATGCGCCGGGTCGAAGGTGATGCCTTTCATATCGCCTATGATACCAACGATTTCCCCAAAACTGTGCGCTGGGTGATGGCAAACCAGGACCAGAAGGTTTGCGCCTTTGCCCTGCCATCGACCTGTGAACCCGAAGGTTTCAGCGCCGAACAGGCCAAGGGAAATGTGATTTCCTTGAAATCGGGTGAAAGCCGACATTTCACGGTGCGGCTGGGTTATATGACGCGGGCCGAAAGTGACACGGCTGAACAGGCGATCCGTTCGCTGTAA